The Elaeis guineensis isolate ETL-2024a chromosome 13, EG11, whole genome shotgun sequence genome includes a region encoding these proteins:
- the LOC140850885 gene encoding rust resistance kinase Lr10-like: MTRHFKHKLGQGGFGTVYKGDLPNGIPVAVKMLMKSKGEGEDFINEVATLGRIHHANVVRLLGFCSEGTWRALIYEFMPNESLEKYIFGKRNKTAHQPLDMKKLQEIAIGIAQGIEYLHQGCNQRILHFDIKPHNILLDHDFNPKIADFGLAKLCSRDQSIITMTAARGTMGYIAPEIYCRNFGTVSYKSDVYSFGMLVLEMVGGRKNVDPEIEKTSEIYFPEWVYGQLVQGHDLKLVMEGNGVEEDIAKKLAIVALWCIQWSPMDRPSMTRVVQMLMGNLESLQIPPIPFVSSTSQENGV, from the coding sequence ATGACCAGGCATTTTAAGCATAAATTAGGCCAAGGTGGTTTTGGAACCGTATATAAAGGGGACCTACCAAATGGAATTCCAGTGGCAGTTAAGATGCTGATGAAATCTAAAGGGGAGGGAGAAGACTTCATCAATGAAGTAGCCACACTTGGAAGAATTCACCATGCCAATGTGGTTCGTCTCTTGGGATTTTGTTCTGAAGGAACATGGCGTGCACTTATTTATGAATTTATGCCAAATGAGTCACTAGAGAAGTACATTTTTGGTAAAAGAAATAAAACAGCTCATCAACCATTGGACATGAAAAAGCTGCAAGAGATTGCTATTGGGATTGCTCAGGGTATCGAGTATTTGCATCAGGGATGCAACCAACGCATCCTACATTTTGACATCAAACCTCATAATATTTTGTTGGACCATGACTTCAATCCAAAGATTGCAGATTTTGGTCTTGCAAAGTTATGCTCGAGAGACCAGAGTATTATCACGATGACTGCTGCGAGGGGAACAATGGGCTACATTGCACCCGAGATCTATTGTAGAAATTTTGGAACAGTGTCTTATAAATCAGATGTCTATAGTTTTGGAATGTTGGTGCTGGAAATGGTGGGTGGCAGGAAGAATGTTGATCCTGAAATCGAGAAAACGAGCGAGATATATTTTCCAGAGTGGGTATATGGCCAGCTAGTTCAAGGACATGATCTAAAATTGGTGATGGAGGGGAATGGAGTTGAAGAGGATATTGCCAAAAAGCTTGCTATAGTGGCATTGTGGTGTATACAGTGGAGTCCAATGGATCGGCCCTCCATGACAAGAGTGGTTCAGATGCTGATGGGGAACCTAGAGAGTTTGCAGATACCTCCCATACCTTTTGTCTCATCCACTAGTCAAGAGAATGGCGTGTAA